A DNA window from Vigna angularis cultivar LongXiaoDou No.4 chromosome 1, ASM1680809v1, whole genome shotgun sequence contains the following coding sequences:
- the LOC128195223 gene encoding secreted RxLR effector protein 161-like, producing the protein MECPRMSHLNAVKRILRYLQGTHSYGILLGRGETGEEVQITSYSDADWCGDKEDRKSTAGYIFFMGGTPISWSSRKEPVVALSSCEAEYIAACEATCQATWLGFLLEGLKIELTRRVRLLVDNKSAIDLAKHPASHGRSKHIETRFHYIRE; encoded by the coding sequence ATGGAATGCCCCAGAATGTCACATTTGAATGCTGTCAAACGCATTCTAAGATACTTGCAGGGCACTCACTCCTATGGAATACTATTGGGAAGAGGAGAGACTGGGGAAGAAGTGCAAATCACTTCTTACTCAGATGCAGACTGGTGTGGTGATAAGGAAGACAGGAAAAGCACGGCTGGTTATATTTTCTTCATGGGAGGAACACCAATTTCCTGGAGTTCAAGAAAGGAACCAGTGGTTGCCTTGTCATCATGTGAGGCAGAATACATAGCTGCCTGTGAAGCTACTTGCCAAGCAACTTGGCTGGGATTCCTACTAGAAGGGTTGAAAATTGAGCTAACTAGAAGAGTGAGGCTACTTGTTGACAACAAGTCAGCCATAGATCTTGCCAAGCATCCTGCATCTCACGGCAGGAGCAAGCACATTGAGACCCGATTTCACTACATCAGAGAATAG